In Myxococcota bacterium, a single window of DNA contains:
- the carA gene encoding glutamine-hydrolyzing carbamoyl-phosphate synthase small subunit encodes MKARSAYLVLGDGTLYPGQAFGADPSAGKGSGEGEVVFHTGMTGYQEILTDPSYAGQIVCMTYPEIGNTGCNPEDEESRGLFLRGFVVRSYNERPSSWRSRETLDAYLKRHAVPGISGIDTRALVRHLRTVGAMNGVIAHGEHEPAELRARAAAIPSMAGLNLVDGVTEGRRYDWSEGNDWRGRPRPVSKRRHRIVAYDYGVKRNILRELVDAGFDVTVVPADTSAAETLALKPEGVFLGNGPGDPAAVGYAIPIVRELVAAKTPIFGICLGHQILGLALGGRTRKLRFGHHGANQPARDEQSGRVMIASENHGFAVDADALRAAGDVEITHVNLNDGTVEGLRHRTLPVFSVQYHPEASPGPHDLAYLFDRFRELIEDQHA; translated from the coding sequence GTGAAGGCGCGCTCCGCCTATCTGGTGCTGGGCGACGGCACGCTCTACCCGGGCCAGGCCTTCGGCGCCGACCCTTCCGCAGGGAAGGGCAGCGGAGAGGGCGAGGTCGTCTTCCACACCGGCATGACCGGCTACCAGGAGATCCTCACCGATCCTTCCTACGCCGGTCAGATCGTGTGCATGACCTATCCCGAGATCGGGAACACGGGCTGCAACCCCGAAGACGAGGAGTCGCGCGGGCTGTTCCTGCGCGGCTTCGTGGTGCGCAGCTACAACGAGCGGCCCTCCAGCTGGCGCTCGCGCGAGACACTCGATGCCTACCTGAAGCGCCACGCGGTGCCCGGCATCAGCGGCATCGACACGCGCGCGCTGGTGCGCCACCTGCGCACCGTGGGCGCGATGAACGGCGTGATCGCCCACGGCGAGCACGAGCCCGCAGAGCTGCGCGCGCGCGCGGCCGCGATCCCGTCCATGGCGGGGCTCAACCTGGTCGATGGAGTCACCGAGGGCCGGCGCTACGACTGGAGCGAAGGCAACGACTGGCGCGGCCGGCCGCGGCCGGTGTCGAAGCGCCGGCACCGGATCGTCGCCTACGACTACGGCGTGAAGCGCAACATCCTGCGCGAGCTGGTCGATGCGGGCTTCGACGTGACCGTGGTGCCCGCCGACACGTCGGCGGCCGAGACACTCGCCCTGAAGCCGGAGGGCGTGTTCCTGGGCAACGGTCCGGGCGACCCGGCGGCAGTCGGCTACGCGATTCCGATCGTGCGCGAGCTCGTGGCCGCGAAGACCCCGATCTTCGGCATCTGTCTCGGACACCAGATCCTCGGCCTGGCGCTGGGCGGACGGACCCGGAAGCTGCGCTTCGGCCACCACGGCGCGAACCAGCCCGCGCGCGACGAGCAGTCCGGGCGCGTGATGATCGCGTCGGAGAACCACGGCTTCGCCGTCGACGCCGACGCGCTGCGCGCCGCGGGCGACGTGGAGATCACGCACGTGAACCTGAACGACGGCACGGTCGAAGGCCTGCGCCACCGCACGCTGCCGGTGTTCTCGGTGCAGTATCACCCCGAGGCGTCGCCCGGCCCGCACGACCTGGCGTATCTGTTCGACCGCTTCCGCGAGCTGATCGAGGACCAGCATGCCTAA